The following are encoded in a window of Pyxidicoccus xibeiensis genomic DNA:
- the gor gene encoding glutathione-disulfide reductase gives MARYDFDLFTIGGGSGGVAASRRAGSHGARVALCEDRDLGGTCVHRGCVPKKLLVYGSHFHEEFQDAAGYGWTVPEPTFDWGKLLAAKEQELKRLGGVYARLLRDSGVTVVEGRGRLVDAHTVEVAGKQYTAERILVATGSRPYLPADVAGIEHAVTSDDALSFAQVPKRLAIVGGGYIGVELACIFHGLGSKVTLIIRGSSVLSGFDGDVRSFLTEELRKKGIELQVDTFVRDIEKRGDGVSLLTRAGETVEADAVLYATGRLPNTGGLGLEEVGVTLDARGAVAVNEWSRTSVESIFAVGDVTDRINLTPVAIAEGRALAETLYNNNPMKMDHTNVASAVFSQPPVSCVGLTELEARERYGKVDVYVASFKPMKHTLSGRNERTMMKLVVERASGRVLGCHMVGADAPEIIQGLAVAVKCGVTKAVLDSTVGIHPTAAEEFVTMRDRRPDPEERLAAELGHDAGATTGSR, from the coding sequence ATGGCCCGGTACGACTTCGACCTGTTCACCATTGGCGGCGGCTCCGGAGGGGTGGCGGCCAGCCGCAGGGCGGGCTCGCATGGCGCGCGGGTGGCGCTCTGCGAGGACCGTGACCTGGGAGGCACCTGCGTGCACCGGGGCTGCGTGCCCAAGAAGTTGCTGGTGTACGGCTCCCACTTCCACGAGGAGTTCCAGGACGCGGCGGGGTACGGGTGGACGGTGCCGGAGCCGACGTTCGACTGGGGGAAGCTGCTCGCGGCGAAGGAGCAGGAGCTGAAGCGGCTGGGCGGCGTCTACGCGCGGCTCTTGCGCGACTCGGGGGTGACGGTGGTGGAGGGGCGCGGGCGGCTGGTGGACGCGCACACGGTGGAGGTGGCCGGGAAGCAGTACACGGCGGAGCGCATCCTGGTGGCCACCGGCTCGCGGCCGTACCTGCCCGCGGACGTGGCGGGCATCGAGCACGCCGTCACCTCGGATGACGCGCTGTCCTTTGCCCAGGTGCCGAAGCGGCTGGCCATCGTCGGGGGCGGGTACATCGGCGTGGAGCTGGCGTGCATCTTCCACGGGCTGGGCTCGAAGGTGACGCTCATCATCCGCGGCTCCTCGGTGCTGAGCGGGTTCGATGGGGACGTGCGCTCCTTCCTCACGGAGGAGCTGCGCAAGAAGGGCATCGAGCTGCAGGTGGACACCTTCGTGCGCGACATCGAGAAGCGCGGGGACGGGGTGAGCCTGCTGACGCGCGCGGGGGAGACGGTGGAGGCGGACGCGGTGCTGTACGCCACCGGCCGGCTGCCGAACACGGGAGGGCTGGGGCTGGAGGAGGTGGGCGTGACGCTGGACGCGCGCGGCGCGGTGGCGGTGAACGAGTGGTCCCGCACGTCGGTGGAGAGCATCTTCGCGGTGGGGGACGTGACGGACCGCATCAACCTCACCCCGGTGGCGATTGCCGAGGGGCGGGCGCTGGCGGAGACGCTCTACAACAACAACCCGATGAAGATGGACCACACCAACGTGGCCTCCGCCGTCTTCAGCCAGCCGCCGGTGTCGTGCGTGGGGCTGACGGAGCTGGAGGCGCGCGAACGCTACGGGAAGGTGGACGTGTACGTGGCCAGCTTCAAGCCGATGAAGCACACGCTGAGCGGGCGCAACGAGCGGACGATGATGAAGCTGGTGGTGGAGCGCGCCTCGGGGCGGGTGCTGGGGTGCCACATGGTGGGGGCGGACGCGCCCGAAATCATCCAGGGCCTGGCGGTGGCGGTGAAGTGCGGAGTCACCAAGGCGGTGCTGGATTCGACGGTGGGCATCCACCCCACGGCGGCGGAGGAGTTCGTCACCATGCGCGACCGGAGGCCGGACCCCGAGGAGCGGCTGGCCGCGGAGCTGGGGCATGATGCCGGGGCGACGACGGGGTCGCGCTGA
- a CDS encoding DUF6310 domain-containing protein, whose product MLVERCFHALDQEQVRFQDPEGRCAVASAGAAAVGIGVCILVAPELVVGAVIITGVVVVGVAIKHALDAYALQGSNSEDSRPVPETEAAPREPVAERRPRTGSSGQGWPPHVPPELRDRERKLDCTPRPVPHLGGDALHNRCADRVPQNHFPGSDVLVNGKNFDALQLATRTLWEIKTDDFDKQSPHSQRFFARMKLPEIQSEKRLAEACGYDFVVGVRSAAHRAALLDLDPELKVVVMDWC is encoded by the coding sequence GTGCTGGTGGAGCGGTGCTTCCATGCGCTCGACCAGGAGCAGGTCCGGTTTCAAGATCCCGAAGGGAGATGTGCAGTCGCCTCCGCAGGTGCTGCTGCTGTGGGAATCGGGGTCTGTATCCTGGTGGCTCCGGAACTCGTCGTTGGAGCCGTCATCATCACGGGCGTGGTGGTAGTGGGTGTCGCCATCAAGCATGCACTGGATGCGTATGCGCTGCAGGGGAGCAATTCCGAGGACTCGCGGCCTGTGCCCGAGACCGAAGCTGCTCCTCGCGAGCCCGTCGCGGAGCGGAGGCCCAGGACTGGGTCTTCAGGGCAGGGGTGGCCTCCTCACGTGCCGCCCGAGCTCCGGGACCGGGAGCGCAAGTTGGACTGCACTCCTCGGCCCGTGCCACACCTGGGTGGCGATGCCCTCCACAACAGGTGCGCCGACAGGGTTCCGCAGAATCACTTCCCTGGCTCGGATGTCCTCGTCAATGGCAAGAACTTCGACGCGCTGCAGCTCGCGACGCGGACGTTGTGGGAAATCAAGACAGATGACTTTGACAAGCAGTCACCCCACTCCCAGAGATTCTTTGCCAGAATGAAACTGCCGGAAATACAGAGCGAGAAGAGGCTCGCGGAAGCGTGTGGGTATGACTTTGTCGTGGGGGTGCGAAGCGCCGCGCATAGAGCCGCGCTGCTCGACTTGGACCCCGAGCTCAAGGTCGTCGTCATGGACTGGTGCTGA
- a CDS encoding DUF5953 family protein → MAAAPRLLNLSVYAPALEGDDRRPLAIVHGMERALPDLRLRWTLSEKEELIALPHRDEWVATHRADGGFPFLCNDDESRPVTLTGWENPSGLAAGGPPRFEVHATLPQDPGGLTAAGAVLEAIGEGARAVWGQLSPSGYGEVVSQQFRRPGDAPHVSPHGLPWLKLPRYNPAPELPHYLGWLNYWSDASARAIGFPDPARDAELLSRARRTETGGWVVQLTDAPLDFDNPTHLDALLRAYGRFPKIGGRSAT, encoded by the coding sequence ATGGCAGCCGCCCCAAGGCTCCTCAACCTCAGCGTCTACGCGCCTGCGCTCGAGGGTGATGATAGACGCCCCCTCGCAATCGTCCATGGTATGGAGCGCGCGCTGCCCGATTTGCGGCTGAGGTGGACGCTTTCTGAAAAGGAAGAGCTCATCGCATTGCCTCACCGCGATGAGTGGGTGGCGACCCACAGGGCAGACGGCGGGTTTCCCTTCCTGTGTAACGATGACGAGAGCCGTCCCGTGACGCTTACCGGGTGGGAAAACCCAAGCGGCCTTGCCGCCGGGGGGCCGCCACGCTTCGAAGTCCATGCGACCTTGCCGCAAGACCCAGGTGGCCTTACGGCGGCAGGGGCGGTGCTGGAGGCCATAGGGGAGGGCGCTCGTGCGGTCTGGGGGCAGCTGTCGCCAAGCGGCTATGGCGAGGTCGTGTCGCAGCAGTTTCGCCGCCCGGGCGATGCGCCCCATGTGTCGCCCCATGGCCTGCCCTGGCTGAAGCTCCCGCGGTACAACCCTGCGCCTGAGCTTCCCCATTACCTCGGGTGGCTGAACTACTGGTCGGACGCTTCCGCACGCGCCATTGGATTCCCGGACCCCGCTCGCGATGCCGAGTTGCTGTCACGGGCGCGGCGCACGGAAACAGGTGGATGGGTTGTGCAGCTCACGGATGCACCCCTCGATTTCGACAACCCTACACACCTGGACGCGCTCCTGCGCGCCTATGGACGCTTCCCGAAAATCGGTGGGCGCTCAGCGACTTGA
- a CDS encoding DNA polymerase beta superfamily protein, whose translation MSDSPTDSPRQGAPRIKGLEQVDRLSVPLPHGTEVTTRVERMASGGRRIPQGVVGRVVRAHDGGFDVQIVGVGEVWFAREELVPRRMGQVNFARRREAAWAALTPCVVLETRVGSHAWGLANESSDVDVRGVFALPLPWTFGLVEAPMDLVSADGSTTYWEVRKTVEQALRADPNTLETLFVPGAKATDVLGEWLLAERDAFVSKAIFGSFGRYAMSQLDKLTRSQRLAEHRDLLLGWLCEDPVPDLDEVAKRLAAVSPRGAPSQQDALLAAKTYVKQLYRSLWDQGLLTANDFTALTAYARGGGQRPPSARELRPKNAYNLLRLVATATGWLRHGAPTFEASGSLKARLLDIKAGRVPLEDVLKDAEDMAPELEAAHRDSKLPDHPDYERADRLLRRVGDEVARRWVLKEPGPLGRDAPEAPAMEWRDAE comes from the coding sequence ATGAGTGATTCTCCAACGGATTCTCCGCGCCAGGGCGCCCCGCGCATCAAGGGCCTGGAGCAGGTGGACCGGCTGTCGGTGCCCCTGCCGCACGGTACCGAGGTCACCACCCGCGTCGAGCGCATGGCCTCGGGTGGCCGCCGCATCCCCCAGGGCGTGGTCGGCCGCGTCGTCCGCGCCCATGACGGCGGCTTCGACGTGCAGATTGTCGGCGTGGGTGAGGTCTGGTTCGCGCGCGAGGAGCTGGTGCCCCGCCGCATGGGCCAGGTGAACTTCGCCCGCCGCCGCGAGGCTGCCTGGGCCGCGCTCACCCCCTGCGTGGTGCTGGAGACGCGCGTGGGCAGCCATGCGTGGGGCCTCGCCAACGAGAGCTCGGACGTGGACGTGCGCGGCGTCTTCGCACTGCCGCTGCCGTGGACCTTCGGCCTCGTGGAAGCACCCATGGACCTGGTGAGCGCCGATGGCAGCACCACGTACTGGGAGGTGCGCAAGACGGTGGAGCAGGCCCTGCGCGCGGACCCGAACACGCTGGAGACGCTGTTCGTCCCCGGCGCTAAGGCCACTGACGTGCTGGGCGAGTGGCTGCTCGCCGAGCGCGACGCCTTCGTGTCCAAGGCCATCTTCGGCAGCTTCGGCCGCTATGCCATGAGCCAGCTCGACAAGCTCACCCGCAGCCAGCGGCTCGCCGAGCACCGCGACCTGCTCCTCGGGTGGCTGTGCGAGGACCCCGTGCCGGACCTCGACGAGGTGGCGAAGCGGCTGGCCGCGGTGTCGCCTCGGGGCGCGCCGTCCCAGCAGGACGCACTGCTGGCCGCCAAGACGTACGTGAAGCAGCTCTACCGCTCGCTGTGGGACCAGGGCCTGCTCACGGCCAACGACTTCACGGCGCTCACCGCCTATGCCCGCGGCGGCGGGCAGCGGCCTCCGTCCGCGCGCGAGCTGCGGCCGAAGAACGCCTACAACCTGCTGCGCCTCGTGGCCACCGCCACCGGGTGGCTGCGCCATGGCGCTCCCACCTTCGAGGCCTCGGGCTCGCTGAAGGCGCGGCTGCTGGACATCAAGGCGGGCCGCGTGCCGCTGGAGGACGTGCTCAAGGACGCAGAGGACATGGCCCCGGAGCTGGAGGCCGCGCACCGCGACAGCAAGCTGCCGGACCACCCCGACTACGAGCGGGCGGACCGGCTGCTGCGGCGCGTGGGAGACGAGGTGGCACGGCGCTGGGTGCTGAAGGAGCCCGGCCCGCTGGGCCGTGACGCGCCGGAGGCCCCGGCCATGGAGTGGAGGGACGCCGAATGA
- a CDS encoding nucleotidyltransferase domain-containing protein gives MKGTMKEHEKTVADRVLDEESAKREHLVVSLSGAHAYGFPSPDSDLDLKSIHVAPTAVLLGLQPKHITAERLQVIDGVEVDYSSNELQPVLQGLLQGNGNYLERILGAICVRASPDLESLRPLVRAVLSRRVHRHYRGFGHGQLREWEKSGFKSAKKLLYVLRTTLTGTHALRTGVVETDVTELLDLYGFSDAHALVEQKRRGEKSELPDELSKKWQGEVARSFEVLDAALAESVLPEDPPEDAVLALEAWMLDLRRRKFTA, from the coding sequence ATGAAGGGCACCATGAAGGAGCACGAGAAGACGGTCGCCGACCGCGTGCTCGACGAGGAGTCTGCGAAGCGCGAGCACCTGGTCGTGTCCCTCTCCGGGGCGCACGCCTACGGCTTTCCCTCGCCCGACAGCGACCTGGACCTGAAGTCCATCCACGTGGCCCCCACCGCCGTGCTGCTGGGCCTCCAGCCCAAGCACATCACCGCCGAGCGCCTCCAGGTCATCGACGGCGTGGAGGTGGACTACTCGTCCAACGAGCTGCAGCCCGTCCTCCAGGGCCTTCTCCAGGGCAACGGCAACTACCTCGAGCGCATCCTCGGGGCCATCTGCGTGCGCGCCTCGCCGGACCTGGAGTCGCTGCGGCCCCTGGTGCGCGCCGTGCTGTCTCGCCGCGTGCACCGGCACTACCGGGGCTTCGGCCACGGCCAGCTCCGTGAGTGGGAGAAGAGCGGCTTCAAGTCCGCCAAGAAGCTGCTCTACGTCCTGCGCACCACCCTCACTGGCACGCACGCGCTGCGCACCGGTGTCGTGGAGACGGACGTCACCGAGCTGCTCGACCTGTATGGCTTCTCCGACGCCCACGCACTGGTGGAGCAGAAGCGGCGCGGGGAGAAGAGCGAGCTGCCCGACGAGCTGAGCAAGAAGTGGCAGGGTGAAGTCGCCCGCTCCTTCGAGGTGCTCGACGCGGCGCTCGCCGAGTCCGTGCTCCCCGAGGACCCGCCCGAGGACGCCGTGCTCGCGCTGGAGGCGTGGATGCTCGACCTGCGCCGGCGCAAGTTCACCGCCTGA
- a CDS encoding chitosanase yields MAALLAGCAPDAGEAETEAAVATEAQALAACAYTITTNTYVGSEWWGTIVFKNTGTAAMTSPTIAFGVPSGVVCDHDEPGWTHTQSGSTCTYSRTSGLTVGVNASYTFYYSTNSNTSWTATNIQISDPSCGSTPPPPGPGMTANQKKVSEDLTSIWENDTPNINYAYSENIGDGRGYTSGRAGFCTGTGDAIQVIQCYVNLRSAGNGNLMAKYMPGLTTINNRFLSTGQSQASTAELDAVGNWVADWGTSYNNTTTRADFKSCQDQVSDRLYYTPAMNEATKWGLVTALSKAALYDAYINHGESGIKSLIRAANNAVGNSGQVAPVIGYNGITENLWLQRFLEKRRDVLAADSTWIEAVDRVAAYEKLRRRGNWDLGTAFRTDVRARDCWGTSYPFSGYTVRAINPDGTWSTPSTYTYSCQ; encoded by the coding sequence GGCAGCCGTCGCCACGGAGGCCCAGGCACTCGCCGCGTGCGCGTACACCATCACCACGAACACGTACGTGGGCTCCGAGTGGTGGGGCACCATCGTCTTCAAGAACACGGGCACCGCCGCGATGACGAGCCCCACGATTGCGTTCGGCGTCCCGAGCGGCGTGGTCTGCGACCATGACGAGCCCGGCTGGACGCACACGCAGAGCGGCTCGACGTGTACGTACTCGCGGACGTCGGGGCTCACCGTCGGAGTGAATGCGTCCTACACGTTCTATTACTCGACGAACTCCAACACGTCGTGGACGGCCACCAACATCCAGATTTCCGACCCGAGCTGCGGCAGCACGCCGCCGCCTCCGGGCCCCGGGATGACGGCCAATCAGAAGAAGGTGTCGGAGGACCTGACGAGCATCTGGGAGAACGACACGCCCAACATCAACTACGCGTACTCGGAGAACATCGGTGACGGGCGCGGGTACACCAGCGGGCGCGCGGGCTTCTGCACGGGCACGGGCGACGCCATCCAGGTCATCCAGTGCTACGTGAACCTGCGCAGCGCGGGCAACGGCAACCTGATGGCGAAGTACATGCCGGGGCTCACCACCATCAACAACCGCTTCCTGTCCACGGGCCAGTCCCAGGCGTCCACCGCCGAGCTCGACGCCGTGGGCAACTGGGTGGCGGACTGGGGGACGAGCTACAACAACACGACGACGCGCGCGGACTTCAAGAGCTGCCAGGACCAGGTGAGCGACAGGCTCTACTACACGCCAGCCATGAACGAGGCCACGAAGTGGGGGCTCGTCACGGCGCTGTCGAAGGCGGCGCTGTACGACGCGTACATCAACCACGGCGAGTCCGGCATCAAGAGTCTCATCCGCGCCGCGAACAACGCGGTGGGCAACAGCGGGCAGGTGGCGCCGGTCATCGGCTACAACGGCATCACCGAGAACCTGTGGCTCCAGCGGTTCCTGGAGAAGCGGCGCGACGTGCTCGCGGCGGACTCCACGTGGATTGAGGCGGTGGACCGGGTGGCCGCGTACGAGAAGCTGCGCCGGCGCGGCAACTGGGACCTGGGCACGGCGTTCCGCACCGACGTTCGCGCCCGGGACTGCTGGGGGACGAGCTATCCGTTCAGCGGCTACACGGTGCGCGCCATCAACCCGGATGGCACCTGGAGCACGCCGAGCACGTACACGTACTCCTGCCAGTAG